In Taeniopygia guttata chromosome Z, bTaeGut7.mat, whole genome shotgun sequence, one genomic interval encodes:
- the LOC140681933 gene encoding intraflagellar transport protein 74 homolog: MASGNRPPLARSASRAGIVLTSSSRSASSSRTPSAGRIGTAIPPSTARPGSRSGSLTPGGVLSSQIKVADRPVTQQGLSGIKTAIKGSQRQIMDKTYYLGMLRSKTNELTTEINKLQEEVEMYKQEKSVYLSYEKRAEALAGEIKDFQDQLADYNMVVAILNTSTDMAEVIHDYNMLKVQNDQDAQTIDKIFTERQATEKLIQAVKEDIEREKVVADDIMKDTSQENQAKYLEIKAANEKLFQELVAQQQELDALNVKEESLRAEIAHSGVKWKAVQLHEKLHELKEHRDRMIAEDKNKESPQEERERLLKQVKDDSQKIASMERQLAEVKEKIDYFKKVIQRLDMDLENHRGGENWKYKELKKREESMDNFLATFEDVKSQVLERKAKIEASIVALLEYLSRNLNHMKQISSVTNQELKIMQEDLTFKSNEMQKSQSTAKNLITESQKLQLDLQKMELLEGKMVGELAFLKDKIEQTKADLEIYNNLPALRVSGEEKKKKLKDDKEKLAKRSRAFKKIMEHLNTEYETLKKELQENETYSQLTNLERKWQHHEQNNFMMKEFIATKSQESDYQPIMKNSRKLVKEYNKALIEALQNMKN, from the exons atgGCCAGCGGTAACAGACCACCCTTAGCTCGTTCTGCTTCAAGAGCAGGAATAGTACTGACCTCTTCATCGAGATCTGCCTCTTCATCAAGGACTCCATCAGCAGGCAGAATAGGAACAGCG ATACCTCCTAGTACAGCAAGACCTGGTTCTCGTAGTGGCTCTTTGACTCCTGGAGGAGTCTTATCATCTCAGATTAAAGTTGCAGACCGCCCAGTGACTCAACAGGGATTAAGTGGAATAAAAACTGCAATTAAAG GTTCTCAGAGACAAATCATGGATAAAACATACTACCTTGGCATGCTGAG aagtaaaaCAAATGAACTTACAACAGAAATTAACAAGCTGCAGGAAGAAGTAGAAATGTACAAGCAAGAGAAATCTGTCTATTTATCCTATGAAAAACG gGCAGAAGCTTTAGCTGGTGAGATCAAAGATTTTCAAGATCAACTAGCAGACTACAACATG GTTGTGGCTATACTTAATACCAGTACAGATATGGCAGAAGTGATCCATGATTACAATATG ttaaaggTTCAGAATGACCAAGACGCTCAGACTATAgataaaattttcacagaaagaCAAGC cacagaaaagtTAATTCAAGCTGTAAAAGAAGATATCGAACGTGAAAAGGTTGTGGCAGATGACATAATGAAAGACACGTCACAGGAAAATCAAGCTAAATATCTGGAGATAAAAGCTGCTAATGAGAAACTCTTCCAG GAATTGGTtgctcagcagcaggaattgGATGCACTAAATGTAAAGGAAGAGAGTCTAAGGGCT GAAATAGCACACTCCGGGGTGAAATGGAAAGCTGTGCAGTTGCATGAAAAGCTCCATGAACTGAAGGAACATCGAGATCGGATGATTGCTGAGGATAAGAACAAGGAATCTCCacaggaggaaagagagagattACTAAAGCAG GTTAAAGATGATAGTCAAAAAATTGCAAGCATGGAAAGACA GTTGgcagaagtaaaagaaaaaatagattattttaaaaaggtcATTCAACGACTTGATATGGACCTGGAGAACCATCGAG GGGGAGAAAATTGGAAATACAAGGAGTTGAAGAAGAGGGAAGAAAGCATGGACA ATTTTCTAGCGACTTTTGAAGATGTGAAGAGTCAGGTATTGGAGCGAAAGGCCAAAATAGAAGCCAGCATTGTTGCACTCCTGGAGTACTTGAGCAGG AATCTGAATCATATGAAACAAATTTCATCTGTTACTAATCAAGAGCTGAAGATTATGCAGGAAGACCTCACTTTCAAATCAAACGAAATGCAGAAATCACAGAGCACTGCTAAGAATCTGATTACAG AGAGTCAAAAACTGCAGCTGGACCTACAGAAGATGGAACTGTTGGAGGGCAAGATGGTTGGTGAACTAGCTTTTCTTAAAGACAAAATTGAACAGACAAAAGCAGATTTGGAGATCTACAATAATTTGCCAGCTCTGAGAGTatcaggagaagaaaagaaaaag AAACTCAAGgatgacaaagaaaaattaGCAAAACGCAGTCgtgcttttaagaaaataatggagCATTTGAATACAGAGTATGAGACACTAAAGAAGGAGCTGCAAGAAAATGAGACCTATTCTCAG cttACAAATTTGGAGAGGAAGTGGCAGCACCATGAGCAAAATAACTTTATGATGAAGGAAT TCATAGCAACAAAAAGTCAGGAGAGTGACTACCAGCCAATAATGAAGAATTCAAGAAAGCTTGTCAAAGAATACAACAAAGCTCTCATAGAAGCGTTACAGAACATGAAGAACTGA
- the LOC140681688 gene encoding LOW QUALITY PROTEIN: leucine-rich repeat-containing protein 19-like (The sequence of the model RefSeq protein was modified relative to this genomic sequence to represent the inferred CDS: inserted 2 bases in 1 codon; deleted 1 base in 1 codon; substituted 1 base at 1 genomic stop codon) — MPQKCLGPDDDETNENHDLPLVQRLKKNKVLFHHIISCQHTEKSTLKNLPLRSNXKAPNMKLYWLVILAGTLVLNPVTADCNTTSQTVACEESAKNLFNISLNLFQNITKLSLKNNKITLEDHDKVILGRFINLTELHLNENNITELNNNSFYNLKSLITLDISNNSISIVHKAAFAGLNQLSVLNLSYNMIAQLDSDTFTSLESLTILNVQYNFLKYFHTKSSFKLIKIVLAGNPWICSCDLLDLQIWLTASNVTLENESNTTCTFPSPCTLHVHSIKMAAIQPADCKIEKIPLENNGTFTTAVNLRSSALTALTPNNITGNNGTRAELPLVGKSWTFLAGVLGFVLGTTFLILTAVKCPSRYHYLISYRHRRLEENDSVMFEQEFSADMSPYPSILGXPIVVFEKVHAYGDEEDGFIEDKYIDIYVNEEC; from the exons ATGCCGCAAAAATGCTTAGGACCTGATGATgatgaaacaaatgaaaatcaTGATCTCCCCTTA GTACAAaggttaaagaaaaacaaagtccTGTTTCACCATATTATTTCTTGTCAGCACACTGAAAAATCTACACTGAAAAATCTTCCTCTCAGAAGCAATTGAAAG GCTCCAAACATGAAACTCTATTGGCTTGTGATCTTGGCTGGAACACTGGTTTTGAATCCAGTCACTGCTGACTGCAACACTACATCCCAAAC CGTTGCTTGTGAGGAGTCTGCAAAGAACCTCTTTAATATCTCCCTCAACCTTTTTCAAAACATTACTAAATTAAGCCtcaaaaacaataaaatcacTTTAGAAGATCATGACAAAGTGATTCTTGGACGTTTTATTAACCTCACTGAACTTCATCTGAATGAAAACAACATTACTGAACTGAACAATAACAGCTTCTACAATCTGAAAAGTCTCATAACTCTGGATATTAGCAACAATTCTATTAGCATAGTTCATAAAGCAGCATTTGCAGGATTAAATCAACTCTCAGTGTTGAATCTATCCTATAACATGATTGCTCAACTGGATTCAGATACATTTACTTCTCTAGAAAGTCTGACTATTTTAAATGTACAGtataattttctgaaatattttcatacaaAATCATCTTTTAAACTGATTAAAATTGTTTTAGCTGGAAACCCATGGATCTGCTCCTGTGACCTCCTTGACTTACAGATATGGCTAACTGCCTCCAATGTGACATTGG aaaatgaaagcaacaCTACATGtacattccca tccccatgtACACTACATGTACATTCCATCAAGATGGCAGCTATCCAaccagctgactgcaaaattgAAAAGATTCCTTTAGAAAACAATGGAACTTTCACTACTGCTGTTAATCTTAGAAGTAGTGCCTTAACAGCTCTGACTCCAAACAACATCACTGGAAACAATGGAACTCGCGCAG AGTTACCACTTGTTGGCAAAAGTTGGACCTTCCTAGCAGGTGTCCTAGGGTTTGTCCTAGGCACTACATTCCTGATACTAACTGCTGTAAAATGCCCATCACGGTATCACTACTTGATCAGCTACCGTCACCGTCGTCTGGAAGAAAATGACTCAGTTATGTTTGAACAGGAGTTCTCAGCTGATATGAGTCCTTATCCTTCAATATTGGG ACCCATTGTAGTATTTGAGAAAGTTCATGCATATGGAGATGAAGAAGATGGATTTATTGAGGATAAATACATAGATATTTATGTAAATGAGGAGTGTTAA